CTTCACAAAGGATTGCAGTTCTGCCTTTTACAAAGAGATGCACGGTTTTATTTCCTTCGAGACCTTTCTCAACCTCATTCCGGACTTTCCAGTAATCTTCGGGTTTTACGCCTGCCCTGAGCACAACGTTTCCTATATTCCGGTCTTTAAGGAATTTGTTAATCTCTTTTGGTTCAAAAGGACAGACTTTAAGCACAAGATAGTGATTTTTGATCATCGCCTGCTTTATCAGGGCATCCGAGGTTAATAGAAGCCTTTTCTTGTCAACCCTGAAGAGTTCGAAAACCCCCATAAACGGCCCTGCCACCTGCATCATGGATTCCACAAGTTCAGGCAGCAGTTCGGCTGCAACCACCGACGGCTCTGGTTCATAGGCACAGAGTTTCATCTTATCGGTTTCTTTTATCTGTGGAAGCATCCCGTATTTTGAAACCAACCCTTCCCCTGCAGGCAGAGCCACAGCCATGCGGTCATGCTGTTTCAGCCCGCCAAAGTAAAGGGTAAGCCGGTTGAGCTGCCCATCCAGTGAGATGTATTCTTTTTCGCAGTCAAAAGGAATCCTTTCAGGCGGCATCTGGGGAGGAGCTTCAAAAGCGAAATTCCTGGTCTTTTCCCCATACGCAGCCAGCACATTCGGAATTCCCGGCTCAAGGCTTGAGACCTGCCTTTTGCTTTCTTCAGCCGGGCGGAAAGGATCCGAAAATATCACATCAACAGCCGGGATTTGCTCTATTATTTTCGGGTCAAGGGCGTCCCCGCAAATGAATTTAACGTTGCTGAGCCCGTACATTGCGCAGTTCTGTTTTGCATACTCGATTTTCTTTGGGTCGATTTCCACTGCATACACGAACCCGCACTGCTGTGCAAAAAAAACAGTCTGTCCTCCTATCCCGCAACTGATATCAGCAAGAGTTTTTGCTCTCAGGCGCTGCGCCCTGTAGCGGGCAATGGGCTCAGGGGTCGCAAAGCGAAGGCTTTCCTTATCCCCATGCAGGGGCTTCTCAAATTGCTTTTTCCTTGCCACGTCGATCAGGAATAGTAGATAGGTTATGGGATTTAAAGGCAACTGAAAAAAGTATAGTTGAATTTTTATTCCACTTCAGAAATAATTACAACATAATTCTTCCCATATTTTTCAGCACAGGCGGGACAGGTGGTGTACCACATATACCATTTTTTGACTGCAAGCCCTTTACTTTTTGCATAATTTTCAAAGTCGCTGCACCATTCTGCAGTCTTCTCGAAATCTCCCTCATACACTTTGCTCAGAAATTTCCCGCTGAGTGTTACGTTTTCGGCGCCGTCAACTTCTTTATCGACAGCCAAGTAAAGGTCCATATTGCTTTCCGAGGTATGGTCTGACAGGCAGAGCCAATCCGGCATTTCTGCACCAGCCCTGGTGACTTTCTCGCTCATCCTTGTTATTACCTCTCCAAAATTTAGAGGCATATAAAACTGTGTGGTAACCGAATCTTTGATGAATCTTTTATTGTTCCATTCAAAGAGTTTTCCGTCCCAGGGGACGGGGTCGAATCGAGGACAACATTCCTGAGTCTGAATTTGGCTGCTCATAATTTTTCACCCTGTTAATAATGACTTTTAAGGTTATTTTAGGTTTTGGTTTTTAGATTTTGGTTGGTGAGACCTAATTTGAATTATTTCTGTAAACAACTGTTTGAAACAAAAACTTGTTATGAAAGATATCAAAAAGCTTAAATAATTAAAAAAGTATTCTTCTGTATTTATGAATAATTTGAAAATTTTTGTCAAAAAGTTAGCTGTTAAGATGCATTGTTGTAGCTTTCTTGTTAAAAGCTTGAATAATAGGCTCATTTGCGAGCAAGCTCAACTGAGACAAAGATTAAGGCTTGGGTTATACACAAACTATTTTGAACAGATTAAATCTGAAAATTTTCATTACTGGGTTAAGGTAAACTTGTGGAGGTAAAAATATGAAAGTACTCGTTATGACAGTAGGAGGCTCTTGTGCCCCTCTAGTTACGTCAATCCGACAAAATAGGCCTGATATAATACATTTTCTCTGTTCAGAAAATAGTAAGAAAAGTATTGATGGAGAGGGAAAAGTTTGCGGAAAGGATCCGGAGAATCCAGATCAGCCGAATGTATTAACACAATGTGGGATAGCTGAAAATGAGAAAAACAAACGGTTTTTCATTCATCTTATTAGAAACGAAGACAGTTTAAATGACTGCTATGTAGATAGCCTTAAAATTCTAAACGAGATCTTGCGGGATAATATAAACACTGAAATAATTGTGGATTATACAGGCGGAACGAAATCAATGTCTGGAGGACTTGCTGTAGCATCTCATGATTTTTGTGGTATTAAGCTTTGTGTAGTATCAGGTAAGAGAAATGATCTTATAAAAGTTCAGGATGGAACTCAGCGAATAAAATTAACTCAGGCAAATTTTGCTTTTCTCAATAGGCAATTTGAACAGGTTAAAAAATTAATAGACAGATACGACTATGTGGGAGCTTTAACTATTTTTGACGAGATCATTATGGTTCCTGACATTCCAGAAGATTTCGATAAAAAAATCCAAAGGCTTTTTTTGTTTTCAAGAGCTTATTTAGCTTGGGATCATTTTGATCACGTTAAAGCATGGGAACTATTGTACCAAAACCGTGGAGTTGCTCCTGAAAATATTATGTTTTTAGAGGCTGTGGTGAATAGTAGAATCAGATTTGATGAAGGGTTGAATAATTGTAAAGTTGAGGGAATTAGCTTATCCCCAAAGGGTTGTGGGTATGAACTCGTTGAGGATCTTGTATTGAATGCAGAGCGACGGGCAAGTCAAGGCAGATACGATGATGCTGTCGGAAGGCTGTACCGAGCAATGGAAATGCTTGTGCAGATTCATTTATGTAATAACTATTCGATCGATACTGGGGATGTAGATCTTGAAAGGCTTCCAGAAGCATTAAAGGTAGAATACGAAGCCAGAAAAGGAGCAAATGGGAAGGTAGAAATAGGACTTCGAAATAGTTATGAACTTTTGAATAAGCTAAACTCAGAAGATGAACTGGGGAAGCTTTATATCAGAAGCCAGAAGAAACTAATTAATTCTCTTTCCATCCGCAATAAATCGCTATTCGCACATGGAATGACCCCAATTTCCAATGAACAATACGAAATATTCTATGAAGCTTTTGTGAAAGAGGTTCTTGATCCTTTTCTCAATACTTTAGGGAAAAGGTACGTTAAAAGAAACCAATTTGCGACTGCAGAAAAACTATTGGAAAAAATCTAAAAGAGGAAAATCGGGATTGTTTCTCAGCAAAAGCCTATTCTATGTCAACACCTTAACCGCATCTTTGTATTCAGGCATGAGTTAATTTCTTTTTTTGAAGTGTATTTTATATTTCCAATTTTTCTATTTAATTTTTAAACATTTTTTATAGTAGATTCTAAATCAATATTTTCCTCGAAGTACCCGTATCCAACAGAAGTTTTAGCCCCAATACCATGTTCTTTGAGAGTTTTATTCATCCAATCGTAGGCAACTGATAACAAATTTGTGTTTTTTGATCCAACTGTAAATTCAAATTTCGTATCTTTCACAACTAAAAAGAATATGGGCTTTGGATCGTGATAATCAGCAGGAGGTACCGTGTTTGAACTATCAGAATAGTATTCAGAAAAATGAGGGTTCATTATTTCAGGTTCAATTTTAGGTTTGGATAAGGGTAAAGCATCAAAAAATATCACTTTTCCCTGCCTGCTTTCTTCATATAAACTCTCTTTTGGACACCCGAATATATCACAGAATTCTTGATCTTCTAATGCACGAGCTTCAGCCTTTTTTAAATCAAGGTTTCCATTTTTATCTTTACCGAATTTCTCTAAAATTATATGACTTCGAATAGCGCCCTTAATTGAACTTCCAGGAATGTATGGGATGCCATATATGTGATGAAGCTTTATCGATGTTTCATAAACGGATTCATTCCCAAGACCAATTGCAAGTTTCCAATCAATTTTATAGATGCCTGATTTAACTTCTAAACCTAATTTTTTGAGGCTGTCTCTATATCTATCTGAAAGAGCCGAAAAGTTTATGCCAGAAAAATTGGGTTCGATGTTTATCAAGACATCTTTCTTATCCTTTTCAAAAAGCTTAAATTTCTCCTCTTTATAGTCAAAAGGAGAGGCTTTGTTTAATTTTAAAGCATAATTGTCAATTGAGCCAATATTTCCCTCAATTAACTTTCTAGTATCCGAGGGCATGATATATTCAAAATACTCATTGTTGCGCCTGTTTTTCCTAGAATTATTTTCAGTACGTTTTTTTCCATTGGAATTAGGATGAGTGGACTTAGACTTGCTTTTCATCTTCGGGTTCTCCTTCAATTAGTCCTTCTGAAAAACGAGAAAGCCATTTAAAGAGGGATAAAACCTCGTTTGTGACAGCGCGATAAGTTGGAGAATCAAGTGAAATTATCCATTCTACCAGATCTTTTTCTTGTTTTAAAAACCCACTTTCTTTTAACCACTGAGAAGTCTGGTCATATATTAAATAATAGGCATAGCCCGGCTTATCAGTTTCTTCAGCCCTTTTGACTTTCTTTGCTTTTACAAAAGCAAAAGTTTCACCCAGTCCATTAGTCTTAATCAATGTTGGTATCTTTCTTACGTAGGCTTTATACTCTTTTTTTCTTTCTTCTTTGCTCCCTTCCAAAGCTTTCTCATATGCAAATTTCGCTCTTCCCTGCTCAAGCCCTTTTCTTGTACTTATTTCACTCATCCAATGCTACCCCCATTAGAGATCCATTATTCTGGTTCTGACAATTCCTTTGCCAATAGTAGAGTTTCCTCCCAGCTGGATTACAGGAGGTAGTCCTTTGATAAAGTACTCCATCACCAAATCTTCTTCATTTTTCCCGTTATTTTTTGCAAAAACTTTTTTGTTTTTGTCTTTACCTACAAAAATGGGACTTGTTAAAATCAGAGAGTAAAGAATAGTTTCACTTGGAAGGTATTCTTCAGTGAACAAAGCGCCTGTTTGGACAGTTCCAGTTTCGTTATTGATCTTGACTCTTGTAATCACTTCAGTTGAAAGATTTACAAAATCTTTAAAATCATCGTCACTCAAAATAACAAGATCTTTTTGCAGTTTTTGTGTCCAGTAATTGAAAATCTGACCCTTTGGAATCACATTCTTTGAAAGCCAGTGAGCAAACTTTGAGCATTTCTCATCCATTTTCACTTCAAAAGTGTATTCTTCTAAGATGACCTTATTCCCCTCAAATAATAATTTACAGTCATCTGGAACTGTATTCTCTTCTGGCAATTTTGGAATTCCTTGGACATTAGCTAGACTGAGATCAGTAATAAAACGCCCTAATACCTTTGGACATGTAATCCATGCAAAAACTCCTTTCATTGATTTCACTGGGAAGAGTAAAAGCCTAGCGTCTGTAAAACCAATTGCAGATCCATGATCATCTCCATTTTCCGGCCCAAAAACCAGTGAAATAACATCTTTATCTGATATTTTGACCTCCTGAGAATTTACTTTTATTTCAGCATGATTAGTTTCAAATGCTTCTCTTATCCCTCCTTTTAAACCGGAGCCCTCAAATTTAGGAAACCCGGTATGTCTTTCTCTTTGAATGGGTAAGTCTACAACACCAAGGTCAGTACCACTTCCAGCATGGAGAGGGGTTTCTACAGTCAAGAAAAAAGGCCTTACTCTTTTGAACATTTTCCCACCAGTAATCCGAATTTATTTTTTATTCATTTACTTTTCCAACAAATGTTATACCAAATCCCTGTTTAGCATACTCGTCTGAAATTGATTGTTTATTGAACAAAGAATAAATTTCCTTGATATCTCCTTCGATAATTTTAAAGTAATAAACACTCCCAGCAGGAGTAGCCCTCCACATAGGTTTGGGTTTCTTCTGTTTAAGGTCAAAGCCTCCAATGTTCTGATATTTTCCGATTGAAGCCGTCAACAACTTAAATTTCAAATTTTTGTACTTACCTTCTAAACTATTCATATCTATCCAAGAGGGGAGCCATCCTTGGTGGAAGATTGCAGGAGTTGACAAATATAATTTGAATTTTTCAATATCTTTATTGAGATTCTTTTCAGAATAATTACAATTTATTAATTGCTCCGAAATTTTTTCGTAAGAAGCAGCTTTACCTTCTCCCCCTAATTTTAGCAAGCCCTTCTCAGGAATCTCCAGACCCTCAAATTCAACCAAAAAGCTGAGATTTTTTAGTCTTTTCATACCCACCCTGTATATTTTAGATTCATCGGCTGTGTGGGTCTCTCCGCTCAAGCCTATACCTATCTTCGGCTCAGTAATAACTCTCGAATTCAATCGTAGAATGGAAAAATTTTTGCTATTACAAGATAGATACCCTTTCAATAATTCCCCACTTATCAGACCATTATCAATAGCTTGTACTCCTTGATCTCCTTTCAAAACATGAGAAGTAGGACAGGAACTTTTCAGTTTTAGCTCAACAAGAGAAAGGAGGTTTACTTCATTTTCCATCTCAGCTTCTACATCTTTTTTTTGGACCAAGTCAAGAGGTAATGGTAAATACAGGGTATTCTTATTTTCTAAATTGTCTAGGAAGTAAATTCCTTTTATAACCAGATTGTTAGTAGGGTCTTCTTCAGTGTTTGCTTTTTCAAGTAGGTCAATGTGATTTGAAAAATAAACAGTCCTTATAGCGCCATATATTACTGAGGGAGAAGGCGGGAATATGCAATTTCCCCAAGTGTCTTCTCCCATAGAAAATGGTTTTCCATCTCTAAAAAAAATTGTGTCCAAAGGATCAATTTTTATCAGCATTAATTAGACCCCCGTTCAATAAAAACCGCAGTATTTAAAAGAGACAGGAAGTTCTCCAAAGATTTGCTTTCTCTAGCTAATGCATATAACTTCTCTGTTATATCTTCAATTGTTTGCTCTTTTCTGGTGTAAAAATCTGTTTCTGTTTCTCCTGTTTTCTTAACCATCATACAGGACCTACTTATTAATCTTTTAATCTCAGTCTTGAGCAGTTTAAACTCGGAATAGTTGCCATTTTCATCCATTAATAAATTAAATTCTTCATTTAGTTTTTTTACAAAACTATCTGAAAAGGATGGATTTCCTGAAGAATTTGGGGATCTTAAAAGGTTAATTAATTCTTCTAAAACTTCGATAGTATCGAAAGTTCCATACTTCCATTTGAATACAGTTTTGTGTATTTCTCCAGATCTTTTGAGCACAGCAATTGCAAACGCGTCTTTCTCATTATTGCCATCAATCGACTTCGCCTCATGTTCCATTTTTCTTGCCCATGAAAGGACTTCCTGAAGGGGCGTTTTGTAATGAGCAATGCAAACACCACATGAAGCCGATGATTTTTTTCCTTGTTTTATGTAAGAAAATTCTTCAAATGCTGGGAAGTTCTTCCTTAATTCTTTCATTACAGGTAACAAATAATTAAGGTTGATAAAAGCAAGAACATCATCCCCACCTGAATAAACCAGTTTACCTTTTGGATTAACTTCTGAATCAACAATGTTTTTTACTTCATTTGCATATCTACCAAGTTTTTCCGTCAGATAACTATGAAATCTCTCAAGTTCTGATTTCCCCTTGTCTTCCAAAAATTCTCCAGAGAGCCACTTCCCCATGTTATCTCCATCAAGACAAAGCAAAGCATAATAGTTTGAAAATTTTAATCCCATTTGTTCTGCAGTGTTTGTGATTTTAGCTAATTTTTCCAAGCTAACTTCTGGATCGGCTTTAATTCCATTTTTTTCAAAGTATTTTTTAGTCAAATTATCTTTAAAGTACAGCTGTTCATCAAAGTCTTTACCAAAAAAACTCTTATACTCTTTTAATAGCGAGGAATCAAGTTTTGAGAGTGTATCCATTAATGCAATTTCAGCCGTTGATGGATAATTTCTCTGATATTTTTTCTTAAAATGTTCGCCAGCAAAGCGTTTGGAAAGGCACACTGCACATAGACCCTCTCCATCACTAATAAATTTGTTAGAAACGTGGGTTACTTTTTTCGCATCTTGAACATATGCTCTCTTCTCGTCACCACCATAAAAGAGTACGTTTCTTTCACCACATAGTGAGCATTTTCTGCCAGATTCTTGAAATTGTTGAAAACGGCGTATATTTTTTACTGCTCCTAAATAACTTTCAAGCTCACTAAATTTTGAAGCATAATCTCCTTCTTTAAAGTCCAATGCAATCCAGTGTAAGTCCAATAAATTGTCTATTTGCTGGCCAAAACCATCTGGAATATTTAAATTTAATTTTACAACTATATCTCCGCATATTTTCCTGTATTCATTTTGGACAAAGTTGCACAATTCAGAGCCAATTTTTTCAGGATCTTCACATTCAATTTTGGCAATAAAACGACTTGGTTTAGAATCTATCTCTTTATCTGGGAATATTATATCGCATGAGTCGACTAATCTACTCAATTCATCTATCGCTGCATCTGATAGATGTGATAATAGGAAGCTTCCTGCGTAAAGATCCTGTGTTTTTCTGGCTTGGGAAATATAAGATTGAACCGGTCCTATTGTAAAAAGAAAAAGAAATTGACTCATAATATCATCGCCTTGAACTTATCCTGAACCAGCTTATCCTGAACCGAGAAGTTCGCTTTTTTAGTAGAATCTTTATTAAAGACTGTGTTCAAAGTTGAGATAATTGGGAAATACCTTCCATTTGAGTTTTTCAATACTGATACATATATTGGTGAAGCAAGCCTGCCTTTAGATGAAGTAAATCCTAAAGAGCGATTACAACATTTGCTTGAAGCTGTTCCTATACTCTCAAGTACTTCCTCCCACTTCTCATATTCTCCTCCAAAAATTACTTCTTTTAAATAGGGGTATTGAGACTCTTGGAGGAAGCTTTCCTTTAAAACTATCTTCTCACCCTTCATGTCATAATTGCTCGAGCCTACACGATTGATTAATTCTAAGATATCTTCAATTTCAAGATTGATATCCTCGGGCTCTAAACTCCCAAAACCTCGCCGAGACCTTTTACCAAATCCGCCCAAAATAAGACATAGGTTTAAAATATCGCTATAATCTTGAATATTAGAATAGCTCGATAAAATTATTGAAAGATCTTGATTAGGAGATATAACCTTAACACGTCCCATATTCTTATGAGGTAGCAAGAAGTAATTGCCTTGGTCTAATTCCCCACTTTGGATCCGAATCCTGATCTTGGATTTTCCTACTTTTTCATTGCTCGCACCAAAAAGATCAGATTCCCTCTTTTTTAATTCTTCAAGGGACAAATGTCCGTTTACAGCTCTCCACCAGAATCTCATCATACCTTTAATTGAAGGAGGTCTTAACTCTGGAGTACGACCATCTGCCCCAGTCATGAGAAGAGGAGTAATAATTTTACATTTTATTTTTTCTATTTCCAACTCGTGCCCTCCAAAATAAAATTATTAAACTTATATCGATTGAGTTTTCACATCCTTATTTTCCTCACAGTCCCAAACCCTTTTGCAACTCCTTTTCCTATTCCAATAAAATCCGGAATCAGAAAATTGGTCATAAAACCGCCTGTAAAAGAAGTAAAATCCAGATTTTTGTACTTTGAACGCTTGACTTCCACATTGACATCACATTTTATGGTATCAGGAACTGTATATCCAAAAGCCTTTGACATAGAGAGCAGGTTTCCTACAAGCGTCTTCCTGAGGATTTCCTTTTGTTCTTCAGGGTTTCTAGTCTCAAAGAACTTTTCTTTGTTTTCTTTGTTGAGGGCAAGCCAGGGAGTGAGAAATTCGTAAAAGTAAAGGCT
This region of Methanosarcina flavescens genomic DNA includes:
- a CDS encoding class I SAM-dependent methyltransferase, whose amino-acid sequence is MPLNPITYLLFLIDVARKKQFEKPLHGDKESLRFATPEPIARYRAQRLRAKTLADISCGIGGQTVFFAQQCGFVYAVEIDPKKIEYAKQNCAMYGLSNVKFICGDALDPKIIEQIPAVDVIFSDPFRPAEESKRQVSSLEPGIPNVLAAYGEKTRNFAFEAPPQMPPERIPFDCEKEYISLDGQLNRLTLYFGGLKQHDRMAVALPAGEGLVSKYGMLPQIKETDKMKLCAYEPEPSVVAAELLPELVESMMQVAGPFMGVFELFRVDKKRLLLTSDALIKQAMIKNHYLVLKVCPFEPKEINKFLKDRNIGNVVLRAGVKPEDYWKVRNEVEKGLEGNKTVHLFVKGRTAILCEVIFNE
- a CDS encoding hydrolase translates to MSSQIQTQECCPRFDPVPWDGKLFEWNNKRFIKDSVTTQFYMPLNFGEVITRMSEKVTRAGAEMPDWLCLSDHTSESNMDLYLAVDKEVDGAENVTLSGKFLSKVYEGDFEKTAEWCSDFENYAKSKGLAVKKWYMWYTTCPACAEKYGKNYVVIISEVE
- a CDS encoding TIGR02710 family CRISPR-associated CARF protein, translated to MKVLVMTVGGSCAPLVTSIRQNRPDIIHFLCSENSKKSIDGEGKVCGKDPENPDQPNVLTQCGIAENEKNKRFFIHLIRNEDSLNDCYVDSLKILNEILRDNINTEIIVDYTGGTKSMSGGLAVASHDFCGIKLCVVSGKRNDLIKVQDGTQRIKLTQANFAFLNRQFEQVKKLIDRYDYVGALTIFDEIIMVPDIPEDFDKKIQRLFLFSRAYLAWDHFDHVKAWELLYQNRGVAPENIMFLEAVVNSRIRFDEGLNNCKVEGISLSPKGCGYELVEDLVLNAERRASQGRYDDAVGRLYRAMEMLVQIHLCNNYSIDTGDVDLERLPEALKVEYEARKGANGKVEIGLRNSYELLNKLNSEDELGKLYIRSQKKLINSLSIRNKSLFAHGMTPISNEQYEIFYEAFVKEVLDPFLNTLGKRYVKRNQFATAEKLLEKI
- the cmr6 gene encoding type III-B CRISPR module RAMP protein Cmr6; this translates as MKSKSKSTHPNSNGKKRTENNSRKNRRNNEYFEYIMPSDTRKLIEGNIGSIDNYALKLNKASPFDYKEEKFKLFEKDKKDVLINIEPNFSGINFSALSDRYRDSLKKLGLEVKSGIYKIDWKLAIGLGNESVYETSIKLHHIYGIPYIPGSSIKGAIRSHIILEKFGKDKNGNLDLKKAEARALEDQEFCDIFGCPKESLYEESRQGKVIFFDALPLSKPKIEPEIMNPHFSEYYSDSSNTVPPADYHDPKPIFFLVVKDTKFEFTVGSKNTNLLSVAYDWMNKTLKEHGIGAKTSVGYGYFEENIDLESTIKNV
- the cmr5 gene encoding type III-B CRISPR module-associated protein Cmr5, translating into MSEISTRKGLEQGRAKFAYEKALEGSKEERKKEYKAYVRKIPTLIKTNGLGETFAFVKAKKVKRAEETDKPGYAYYLIYDQTSQWLKESGFLKQEKDLVEWIISLDSPTYRAVTNEVLSLFKWLSRFSEGLIEGEPEDEKQV
- the cmr4 gene encoding type III-B CRISPR module RAMP protein Cmr4, yielding MFKRVRPFFLTVETPLHAGSGTDLGVVDLPIQRERHTGFPKFEGSGLKGGIREAFETNHAEIKVNSQEVKISDKDVISLVFGPENGDDHGSAIGFTDARLLLFPVKSMKGVFAWITCPKVLGRFITDLSLANVQGIPKLPEENTVPDDCKLLFEGNKVILEEYTFEVKMDEKCSKFAHWLSKNVIPKGQIFNYWTQKLQKDLVILSDDDFKDFVNLSTEVITRVKINNETGTVQTGALFTEEYLPSETILYSLILTSPIFVGKDKNKKVFAKNNGKNEEDLVMEYFIKGLPPVIQLGGNSTIGKGIVRTRIMDL
- the cmr3 gene encoding type III-B CRISPR module-associated protein Cmr3, with amino-acid sequence MLIKIDPLDTIFFRDGKPFSMGEDTWGNCIFPPSPSVIYGAIRTVYFSNHIDLLEKANTEEDPTNNLVIKGIYFLDNLENKNTLYLPLPLDLVQKKDVEAEMENEVNLLSLVELKLKSSCPTSHVLKGDQGVQAIDNGLISGELLKGYLSCNSKNFSILRLNSRVITEPKIGIGLSGETHTADESKIYRVGMKRLKNLSFLVEFEGLEIPEKGLLKLGGEGKAASYEKISEQLINCNYSEKNLNKDIEKFKLYLSTPAIFHQGWLPSWIDMNSLEGKYKNLKFKLLTASIGKYQNIGGFDLKQKKPKPMWRATPAGSVYYFKIIEGDIKEIYSLFNKQSISDEYAKQGFGITFVGKVNE
- the cas10 gene encoding type III-B CRISPR-associated protein Cas10/Cmr2, translated to MSQFLFLFTIGPVQSYISQARKTQDLYAGSFLLSHLSDAAIDELSRLVDSCDIIFPDKEIDSKPSRFIAKIECEDPEKIGSELCNFVQNEYRKICGDIVVKLNLNIPDGFGQQIDNLLDLHWIALDFKEGDYASKFSELESYLGAVKNIRRFQQFQESGRKCSLCGERNVLFYGGDEKRAYVQDAKKVTHVSNKFISDGEGLCAVCLSKRFAGEHFKKKYQRNYPSTAEIALMDTLSKLDSSLLKEYKSFFGKDFDEQLYFKDNLTKKYFEKNGIKADPEVSLEKLAKITNTAEQMGLKFSNYYALLCLDGDNMGKWLSGEFLEDKGKSELERFHSYLTEKLGRYANEVKNIVDSEVNPKGKLVYSGGDDVLAFINLNYLLPVMKELRKNFPAFEEFSYIKQGKKSSASCGVCIAHYKTPLQEVLSWARKMEHEAKSIDGNNEKDAFAIAVLKRSGEIHKTVFKWKYGTFDTIEVLEELINLLRSPNSSGNPSFSDSFVKKLNEEFNLLMDENGNYSEFKLLKTEIKRLISRSCMMVKKTGETETDFYTRKEQTIEDITEKLYALARESKSLENFLSLLNTAVFIERGSN
- the cmr1 gene encoding type III-B CRISPR module RAMP protein Cmr1 is translated as MEIEKIKCKIITPLLMTGADGRTPELRPPSIKGMMRFWWRAVNGHLSLEELKKRESDLFGASNEKVGKSKIRIRIQSGELDQGNYFLLPHKNMGRVKVISPNQDLSIILSSYSNIQDYSDILNLCLILGGFGKRSRRGFGSLEPEDINLEIEDILELINRVGSSNYDMKGEKIVLKESFLQESQYPYLKEVIFGGEYEKWEEVLESIGTASSKCCNRSLGFTSSKGRLASPIYVSVLKNSNGRYFPIISTLNTVFNKDSTKKANFSVQDKLVQDKFKAMIL
- a CDS encoding CRISPR-associated endonuclease Cas6, whose protein sequence is MTPENIKLKTLEMTFEGPEEFRGNANQIRGFFASKFNEYDQLHNHNTDRFYYRYPLVQYKVLDRMLLIVGINEGAEILKGLFDKFDTVTLPHQNFEITERSLRLKKQDFGLTKSLYFYEFLTPWLALNKENKEKFFETRNPEEQKEILRKTLVGNLLSMSKAFGYTVPDTIKCDVNVEVKRSKYKNLDFTSFTGGFMTNFLIPDFIGIGKGVAKGFGTVRKIRM